The Oscillospiraceae bacterium genome contains a region encoding:
- a CDS encoding sugar ABC transporter permease, with protein sequence MNTQHRDRVFLGMILPAFLGFMLLFIVPTLMSFAYSVTNWSVYNPEIRFVGFTNFAKLFADEKTMAAIGHSVKYAVLITLIQNALAILFAVLLARKLVMSNILKSIFFLPAVLSILVVGYLFQYIMTSADYGLLNNILRFFKLAPVNWLGDSKIALYSVLATQVWQWTGWSMVIYVANLKSIDGSLYEAAQIDGAGTGQCFWRLTLPLLYPATSFNVLMSLIGGLKVFDAVFAMTKGGPGYATETIMTTMIREGFNSGRNAYACAFAVVFFVIVFCMTKVITWLLGRWEAKIS encoded by the coding sequence ATGAATACACAACATCGTGACAGGGTGTTCCTGGGAATGATCCTGCCTGCCTTTTTGGGGTTTATGCTGCTGTTTATCGTGCCCACGCTGATGAGCTTTGCATACAGCGTGACCAACTGGTCGGTGTATAACCCGGAGATCCGGTTTGTGGGCTTTACGAACTTTGCAAAGCTGTTTGCCGATGAGAAGACCATGGCGGCCATTGGGCATTCGGTGAAATATGCAGTGCTGATTACCCTGATCCAGAATGCGCTGGCAATTTTGTTTGCGGTGCTGCTGGCCCGCAAGCTGGTGATGTCGAACATTTTGAAATCCATCTTTTTTCTGCCTGCGGTGCTGAGCATCCTGGTGGTGGGATACCTGTTCCAGTACATTATGACCAGCGCCGATTACGGCCTGCTGAACAACATTTTGCGCTTTTTCAAGCTTGCGCCGGTGAACTGGCTGGGCGACAGCAAGATTGCCCTGTATTCGGTGCTGGCCACCCAGGTGTGGCAGTGGACGGGCTGGAGCATGGTGATCTATGTGGCAAACCTGAAAAGCATTGACGGCAGCCTGTACGAGGCAGCGCAGATCGACGGGGCGGGCACAGGCCAGTGCTTTTGGCGGCTTACCCTGCCGCTGCTCTACCCGGCAACCTCGTTTAATGTGCTGATGAGCCTGATCGGCGGGCTGAAGGTGTTCGACGCCGTGTTTGCCATGACTAAAGGCGGGCCGGGGTACGCCACCGAAACCATTATGACCACCATGATCCGGGAGGGTTTCAACAGCGGGCGCAACGCCTATGCCTGCGCCTTTGCAGTGGTGTTCTTTGTGATCGTGTTCTGTATGACCAAGGTGATCACGTGGCTGCTGGGCCGCTGGGAGGCAAAGATCTCATGA
- a CDS encoding transporter yields the protein MKHGNYRKRAAAMLRNLVYGLVGAVMLLPIYYLVVTTFKTPAEAAARPLGLPAHFTLENYKNALAAMEYGRALRNNLIIAGCAVALLLVFASMAAYVIARSPKKIFRRMYSVFMVGLIVPFQIAIIPLYKIVSGLHLMNTLPGVVLIDVFCINLPLSIFLFRGFINTVPKELEEAAYMDGCGVLRTFWQIIFPLLKPIVSTVAILDALAVWNDFMTPLLFLQSPQKGVLLQEVYKNVGPFSTNWTSFFPMLVLATLPLVVFYLIMQKSIIEGVVAGSVKG from the coding sequence ATGAAACACGGAAACTACAGAAAACGGGCGGCCGCGATGCTGCGGAACCTGGTGTACGGGCTTGTTGGCGCGGTGATGCTGCTGCCCATTTATTACCTGGTGGTGACAACCTTTAAAACCCCCGCCGAGGCGGCGGCGCGCCCGCTGGGCCTGCCGGCGCATTTTACGCTGGAAAATTATAAAAACGCCCTTGCGGCAATGGAATACGGCCGGGCGCTGCGCAACAACCTGATCATTGCCGGCTGCGCGGTGGCGCTGCTGCTGGTTTTTGCCTCGATGGCGGCCTACGTGATTGCCCGCAGCCCCAAAAAGATCTTTCGGAGGATGTATTCGGTGTTTATGGTGGGGCTGATCGTGCCGTTTCAGATTGCCATTATCCCGCTGTACAAGATTGTTTCCGGGCTGCACCTGATGAATACCCTGCCGGGTGTGGTGCTGATCGATGTGTTCTGCATCAATCTGCCGCTTTCGATCTTTTTGTTCCGGGGGTTTATCAACACCGTGCCGAAGGAACTGGAGGAGGCCGCGTATATGGACGGCTGCGGCGTTTTGCGCACTTTCTGGCAGATCATTTTTCCGCTGCTCAAACCCATCGTTTCCACGGTGGCCATTCTGGACGCACTGGCCGTGTGGAACGACTTTATGACCCCGCTGCTGTTTTTACAGAGCCCTCAAAAAGGGGTGCTGCTGCAGGAGGTATACAAAAATGTGGGGCCCTTTTCCACAAACTGGACCTCGTTCTTTCCCATGCTGGTGCTGGCGACCCTGCCGTTGGTGGTGTTTTACCTGATTATGCAAAAGAGCATCATTGAAGGGGTGGTGGCGGGCTCTGTAAAGGGGTAA